The Lepisosteus oculatus isolate fLepOcu1 chromosome 4, fLepOcu1.hap2, whole genome shotgun sequence genome window below encodes:
- the LOC102693886 gene encoding alpha-centractin isoform X1 — protein sequence MKRDARGKNPSIPLDTSHAYPFGNGRVLSSCGEVDWLRCAGSVVYGYVSCQSEKSWGVFFFRARVFLEGSGVIKAGFAGDQIPKYCFPNYVGRPKHVRVMAGALEGDIFIGPKAEEHRGLLRIRYPMEHGIVKDWNDMERIWHYVYSKDQLQTFSEEHPVLLTEAPLNPRRNRDRAAEVFFETFNVPALFISMQAVLSLYATGRTTGVVLDAGDGVTHAVPIYEGFAMPHSIMRIDVAGRDVSRYLRLYLRKEGYDFHTSSEFEIVKSIKERACFLSINPQKDETLDTEKAQYTLPDGSTIEIGPARFRAPELLFRPDLVGEECEGIHEVLVFAIQKSDLDLRRTLFSNIVLSGGSTLFRGFGDRLLSEVKKLAPKDVKIKISAPQERLYSTWIGGSILASLDTFKKMWVSKKEYEEDGARAIHRKTF from the exons ATGAAACGGGATGCTCGGGGGAAGAATCCTTCAATCCCGTTGGACACCTCTCACGCCTATCCATTCGGAAACGGGCGGGTGTTGTCCTCCTGTGGCGAGGTTGATTGGCTGAGGTGTGCAGGGAGCGTCGTCTATGGATATGTTTCCTGTCAGTCCGAGAAAAgctggggtgttttttttttcagggccaGGGTATTCTTGGAG GGCTCTGGTGTTATAAAAGCTGGGTTTGCAGGAGATCAGATTCCGAAGTACTGCTTTCCTAATTA tgtgggGAGGCCGAAGCACGTCCGCGTCATGGCTGGAGCCCTGGAAGGTGACATCTTCATCGGCCCGAAGGCAGAG GAGCACAGGGGCCTGCTGCGAATCCGCTACCCCATGGAGCACGGGATCGTGAAAGACTGGAACGACATGGAGAGGATCTGGCATTATGTCTACTCCAAGGACCAGCTGCAGACCTTCTCTGAAGAG caccctgtcctgctGACGGAGGCCCCCCTGAATCCTCGGAGAAACCGGGACCGCGCGGCGGAGGTCTTCTTCGAGACCTTCAACGTCCCGGCGCTCTTCATCTCCATGCAGGCAGTGCTCAGTCT GTACGCCACAGGGCGGACCACCGGGGTGGTGCTGGACGCGGGGGATGGCGTGACCCACGCAGTGCCCATCTACGAGGGCTTCGCCATGCCCCACTCCATCATGAGAATCGACGTCGCCGGCCGGGATGTCTCCAGATACTTGCGCCTCTACCTGCGCAAGGAGGGCTACGACTTCCACACCTCCTCCGAGTTTGAGATCGTCAAGTCCATCAAGGAG CGGGCCTGCTTCCTCTCCATCAACCCCCAGAAGGACGAGACCCTGGACACCGAGAAAGCACAGTACACGCTCCCCGACGGCAGCACCATTGAG ATTGGGCCGGCTAGATTCCGTGCCCCCGAGCTGCTCTTCCGGCCGGACCTGGTGGGTGAGGAGTGTGAAGGGATTCACGAGGTGCTGGTCTTTGCCATTCAGAAGTCTGACTTGGACCTGCGGAGGACCCTCTTCTCCAACATTGTCCTCTCAGGGGGCTCCACGCTTTTCAGAG GATTTGGAGACAGACTTCTGAGTGAAGTGAAGAAGCTAGCGCCGAAAGACGTCAAAATCAAA ATCTCTGCTCCCCAGGAGAGGTTATATTCCACATGGATTGG